In Coffea arabica cultivar ET-39 unplaced genomic scaffold, Coffea Arabica ET-39 HiFi ptg000047l, whole genome shotgun sequence, the following proteins share a genomic window:
- the LOC113741591 gene encoding protein FAR1-RELATED SEQUENCE 8-like isoform X1, which produces MTDDHNFSPADEGLSPNPDIEITMEGSSEDGEQLHQDEGSEQEIDGEEVFGFESTDLGDDTNQVLAIEHVDIANTADQMLGINRDDLENDMQVLDFERNGHDHSSEQMLEIQCGNLDNGIDRDTVIDDQNLVSGAKDYLPPVVGMEFESYDDAYNYYNCYAKELGFAIRVKSSWTKRNSKEKRGAVLCCNCEGFKTMKEASSRRKETRTGCLAMIRLRLVESNRWRVDEVKIEHNHPFDPERVQNCKSHKKMDPGSKRKLEPSVDVEVRTIKLYRTPVIDTVGNRSSNERESGNQVDQSKHLKLHQGEAEYISNFFGRLQLTNPNFFYVMDLNDEGHLRNVLWIDSRSRAAYGYFGDVVAIDTTCLSKSYNIPLLLFVGVDHHLQSILLACGFLVDETMETYIWLLRAWLSCMSGRPPQTVLTDRCKALQSAISEVFPRTHHHLYLPLVMQSILDKLEVGASKVFQDVLNRTVYNSLKADEFEMAWEEMIQHFGLRDHKWLQTYYEERERWAPVYLKDTFFAGLVTFPPGDCMSPFFDGYVNSQTTLKEFFNIYELVLQKKHQKEALDDLESRKYIPVLRTRCNYEVQLSEVYTKEIFLKFQVELELMSNCFNVTQIHANGPIITYVIKERDAEGDMNNARNFEVMYDKVGLEVRCICSCFNFRGYLCRHALQILTYNGIEDIPSQYILSRWRKDFKRLYAPDIGSNVIDVTNPVQWFDHLYRRAMQVVEEGMTSQDHYTVAWQAFKESLNKVRLVADRHVQ; this is translated from the exons ATGACGGACGACCACAATTTTTCTCCGGCCGACGAGGGCTTATCGCCGAACCCAGATATTGAAATCACC ATGGAAGGGAGTTCAGAGGATGGCGAACAACTGCACCAAGATGAAGGCAGCGAGCAAGAGATTGATGGGGAGGAAGTCTTCGGATTTGAAAGTACTGACCTTGGAGATGACACTAACCAGGTTCTTGCAATTGAACATGTTGATATAGCTAACACTGCTGATCAGATGCTTGGAATTAACAGGGATGACCTTGAGAATGACATGCAGGTGCTTGATTTTGAAAGGAATGGCCATGATCATAGTAGTGAACAGATGCTTGAGATTCAATGTGGTAACCTTGACAACGGCATAGATAGAGATACAGTCATAGACGATCAGAATCTTGTCTCTGGGGCAAAGGACTATCTTCCACCTGTGGTTGGGATGGAGTTTGAATCTTATGATGATGCCTATAATTATTATAACTGCTATGCCAAAGAGCTTGGATTTGCAATCAGGGTTAAATCTTCGTGGACAAAACGTAACAGCAAGGAGAAACGTGGCGCAGTGCTCTGTTGTAACTGTGAAGGTTTCAAAACAATGAAAGAAGCAAGCAGTAGAAGAAAGGAAACAAGAACCGGTTGCCTAGCAATGATAAGGTTGAGATTAGTGGAGTCCAACAGGTGGAGGGTGGATGAAGTGAAGATCGAACATAACCATCCATTTGACCCTGAAAGGGTTCAAAACTGTAAATCACACAAGAAGATGGACCCAGGGAGCAAGAGGAAGTTGGAACCATCTGTTGATGTGGAAGTACGGACAATCAAGTTGTATCGTACTCCTGTAATTGATACGGTGGGCAACAGAAGCTCAAATGAAAGAGAGAGTGGGAACCAAGTTGACCAGTCCAAGCATTTGAAACTTCATCAAGGCGAAGCAGAATATATATCGAACTTTTTTGGTCGGTTGCAGTTGACAAACCCCAATTTTTTCTATGTTATGGATCTAAATGATGAAGGGCATTTGAGGAATGTGCTTTGGATTGATTCCAGGTCCAGGGCTGCATATGGTTATTTTGGTGATGTGGTAGCAATCGACACAACTTGTTTGTCAAAAAGCTACAATATTCCTCTGTTGTTATTTGTTGGAGTAGATCACCATCTGCAGTCTATTTTGTTAGCTTGTGGCTTCCTTGTAGATGAAACCATGGAGACTTACATTTGGTTGCTGAGAGCATGGCTTTCATGTATGTCGGGACGTCCTCCACAAACAGTTTTAACAGACCGCTGCAAGGCCTTGCAAAGTGCAATCTCTGAGGTTTTTCCCAGGACTCACCATCATTTATATTTGCCCCTCGTCATGCAAAGCATTCTTGATAAATTAGAAGTGGGGGCATCGAAAGTCTTTCAAGATGTACTTAATAGAACAGTTTACAATTCACTGAAAGCTGATGAATTTGAAATGGCTTGGGAGGAAATGATCCAGCACTTTGGACTCAGAGATCATAAATGGCTTCAGACTTATTACGAAGAGCGAGAAAGATGGGCTCCAGTTTACTTGAAAGATACATTTTTTGCGGGACTAGTTACTTTTCCTCCAGGAGATTGCATGAGCCCTTTCTTCGATGGGTATGTAAATAGCCAGACAACCTTGAAAGAATTTTTTAATATCTATGAATTAGTTTTACAAAAGAAGCATCAGAAGGAAGCTCTTGATGACTTGGAATCAAGAAAGTATATACCCGTGTTAAGAACAAGGTGCAATTATGAGGTGCAGCTGTCTGAAGTGTACACAAAAGAAATATTTTTGAAGTTTCAAGTTGAGTTGGAACTGATGTCCAACTGTTTTAACGTGACACAAATTCATGCTAATGGCCCCATCATCACATACGTGATAAAAGAACGGGATGCTGAAGGAGACATgaataatgcaagaaattttGAAGTGATGTATGATAAAGTAGGATTAGAAGTTCGCTGTATTTGCAGCTGCTTCAATTTTAGAGGTTACCTGTGCAGACATGCTTTACAGATTCTTACCTATAACGGTATAGAGGATATCCCAAGTCAATATATCCTATCACGGTGGAGGAAGGATTTTAAGCGCTTGTATGCACCTGATATTGGCTCAAACGTGATTGATGTTAC
- the LOC113741591 gene encoding protein FAR1-RELATED SEQUENCE 8-like isoform X2: MEGSSEDGEQLHQDEGSEQEIDGEEVFGFESTDLGDDTNQVLAIEHVDIANTADQMLGINRDDLENDMQVLDFERNGHDHSSEQMLEIQCGNLDNGIDRDTVIDDQNLVSGAKDYLPPVVGMEFESYDDAYNYYNCYAKELGFAIRVKSSWTKRNSKEKRGAVLCCNCEGFKTMKEASSRRKETRTGCLAMIRLRLVESNRWRVDEVKIEHNHPFDPERVQNCKSHKKMDPGSKRKLEPSVDVEVRTIKLYRTPVIDTVGNRSSNERESGNQVDQSKHLKLHQGEAEYISNFFGRLQLTNPNFFYVMDLNDEGHLRNVLWIDSRSRAAYGYFGDVVAIDTTCLSKSYNIPLLLFVGVDHHLQSILLACGFLVDETMETYIWLLRAWLSCMSGRPPQTVLTDRCKALQSAISEVFPRTHHHLYLPLVMQSILDKLEVGASKVFQDVLNRTVYNSLKADEFEMAWEEMIQHFGLRDHKWLQTYYEERERWAPVYLKDTFFAGLVTFPPGDCMSPFFDGYVNSQTTLKEFFNIYELVLQKKHQKEALDDLESRKYIPVLRTRCNYEVQLSEVYTKEIFLKFQVELELMSNCFNVTQIHANGPIITYVIKERDAEGDMNNARNFEVMYDKVGLEVRCICSCFNFRGYLCRHALQILTYNGIEDIPSQYILSRWRKDFKRLYAPDIGSNVIDVTNPVQWFDHLYRRAMQVVEEGMTSQDHYTVAWQAFKESLNKVRLVADRHVQ, encoded by the coding sequence ATGGAAGGGAGTTCAGAGGATGGCGAACAACTGCACCAAGATGAAGGCAGCGAGCAAGAGATTGATGGGGAGGAAGTCTTCGGATTTGAAAGTACTGACCTTGGAGATGACACTAACCAGGTTCTTGCAATTGAACATGTTGATATAGCTAACACTGCTGATCAGATGCTTGGAATTAACAGGGATGACCTTGAGAATGACATGCAGGTGCTTGATTTTGAAAGGAATGGCCATGATCATAGTAGTGAACAGATGCTTGAGATTCAATGTGGTAACCTTGACAACGGCATAGATAGAGATACAGTCATAGACGATCAGAATCTTGTCTCTGGGGCAAAGGACTATCTTCCACCTGTGGTTGGGATGGAGTTTGAATCTTATGATGATGCCTATAATTATTATAACTGCTATGCCAAAGAGCTTGGATTTGCAATCAGGGTTAAATCTTCGTGGACAAAACGTAACAGCAAGGAGAAACGTGGCGCAGTGCTCTGTTGTAACTGTGAAGGTTTCAAAACAATGAAAGAAGCAAGCAGTAGAAGAAAGGAAACAAGAACCGGTTGCCTAGCAATGATAAGGTTGAGATTAGTGGAGTCCAACAGGTGGAGGGTGGATGAAGTGAAGATCGAACATAACCATCCATTTGACCCTGAAAGGGTTCAAAACTGTAAATCACACAAGAAGATGGACCCAGGGAGCAAGAGGAAGTTGGAACCATCTGTTGATGTGGAAGTACGGACAATCAAGTTGTATCGTACTCCTGTAATTGATACGGTGGGCAACAGAAGCTCAAATGAAAGAGAGAGTGGGAACCAAGTTGACCAGTCCAAGCATTTGAAACTTCATCAAGGCGAAGCAGAATATATATCGAACTTTTTTGGTCGGTTGCAGTTGACAAACCCCAATTTTTTCTATGTTATGGATCTAAATGATGAAGGGCATTTGAGGAATGTGCTTTGGATTGATTCCAGGTCCAGGGCTGCATATGGTTATTTTGGTGATGTGGTAGCAATCGACACAACTTGTTTGTCAAAAAGCTACAATATTCCTCTGTTGTTATTTGTTGGAGTAGATCACCATCTGCAGTCTATTTTGTTAGCTTGTGGCTTCCTTGTAGATGAAACCATGGAGACTTACATTTGGTTGCTGAGAGCATGGCTTTCATGTATGTCGGGACGTCCTCCACAAACAGTTTTAACAGACCGCTGCAAGGCCTTGCAAAGTGCAATCTCTGAGGTTTTTCCCAGGACTCACCATCATTTATATTTGCCCCTCGTCATGCAAAGCATTCTTGATAAATTAGAAGTGGGGGCATCGAAAGTCTTTCAAGATGTACTTAATAGAACAGTTTACAATTCACTGAAAGCTGATGAATTTGAAATGGCTTGGGAGGAAATGATCCAGCACTTTGGACTCAGAGATCATAAATGGCTTCAGACTTATTACGAAGAGCGAGAAAGATGGGCTCCAGTTTACTTGAAAGATACATTTTTTGCGGGACTAGTTACTTTTCCTCCAGGAGATTGCATGAGCCCTTTCTTCGATGGGTATGTAAATAGCCAGACAACCTTGAAAGAATTTTTTAATATCTATGAATTAGTTTTACAAAAGAAGCATCAGAAGGAAGCTCTTGATGACTTGGAATCAAGAAAGTATATACCCGTGTTAAGAACAAGGTGCAATTATGAGGTGCAGCTGTCTGAAGTGTACACAAAAGAAATATTTTTGAAGTTTCAAGTTGAGTTGGAACTGATGTCCAACTGTTTTAACGTGACACAAATTCATGCTAATGGCCCCATCATCACATACGTGATAAAAGAACGGGATGCTGAAGGAGACATgaataatgcaagaaattttGAAGTGATGTATGATAAAGTAGGATTAGAAGTTCGCTGTATTTGCAGCTGCTTCAATTTTAGAGGTTACCTGTGCAGACATGCTTTACAGATTCTTACCTATAACGGTATAGAGGATATCCCAAGTCAATATATCCTATCACGGTGGAGGAAGGATTTTAAGCGCTTGTATGCACCTGATATTGGCTCAAACGTGATTGATGTTAC
- the LOC113741591 gene encoding protein FAR1-RELATED SEQUENCE 8-like isoform X3 translates to MTDDHNFSPADEGLSPNPDIEITMEGSSEDGEQLHQDEGSEQEIDGEEVFGFESTDLGDDTNQVLDFERNGHDHSSEQMLEIQCGNLDNGIDRDTVIDDQNLVSGAKDYLPPVVGMEFESYDDAYNYYNCYAKELGFAIRVKSSWTKRNSKEKRGAVLCCNCEGFKTMKEASSRRKETRTGCLAMIRLRLVESNRWRVDEVKIEHNHPFDPERVQNCKSHKKMDPGSKRKLEPSVDVEVRTIKLYRTPVIDTVGNRSSNERESGNQVDQSKHLKLHQGEAEYISNFFGRLQLTNPNFFYVMDLNDEGHLRNVLWIDSRSRAAYGYFGDVVAIDTTCLSKSYNIPLLLFVGVDHHLQSILLACGFLVDETMETYIWLLRAWLSCMSGRPPQTVLTDRCKALQSAISEVFPRTHHHLYLPLVMQSILDKLEVGASKVFQDVLNRTVYNSLKADEFEMAWEEMIQHFGLRDHKWLQTYYEERERWAPVYLKDTFFAGLVTFPPGDCMSPFFDGYVNSQTTLKEFFNIYELVLQKKHQKEALDDLESRKYIPVLRTRCNYEVQLSEVYTKEIFLKFQVELELMSNCFNVTQIHANGPIITYVIKERDAEGDMNNARNFEVMYDKVGLEVRCICSCFNFRGYLCRHALQILTYNGIEDIPSQYILSRWRKDFKRLYAPDIGSNVIDVTNPVQWFDHLYRRAMQVVEEGMTSQDHYTVAWQAFKESLNKVRLVADRHVQ, encoded by the exons ATGACGGACGACCACAATTTTTCTCCGGCCGACGAGGGCTTATCGCCGAACCCAGATATTGAAATCACC ATGGAAGGGAGTTCAGAGGATGGCGAACAACTGCACCAAGATGAAGGCAGCGAGCAAGAGATTGATGGGGAGGAAGTCTTCGGATTTGAAAGTACTGACCTTGGAGATGACACTAACCAG GTGCTTGATTTTGAAAGGAATGGCCATGATCATAGTAGTGAACAGATGCTTGAGATTCAATGTGGTAACCTTGACAACGGCATAGATAGAGATACAGTCATAGACGATCAGAATCTTGTCTCTGGGGCAAAGGACTATCTTCCACCTGTGGTTGGGATGGAGTTTGAATCTTATGATGATGCCTATAATTATTATAACTGCTATGCCAAAGAGCTTGGATTTGCAATCAGGGTTAAATCTTCGTGGACAAAACGTAACAGCAAGGAGAAACGTGGCGCAGTGCTCTGTTGTAACTGTGAAGGTTTCAAAACAATGAAAGAAGCAAGCAGTAGAAGAAAGGAAACAAGAACCGGTTGCCTAGCAATGATAAGGTTGAGATTAGTGGAGTCCAACAGGTGGAGGGTGGATGAAGTGAAGATCGAACATAACCATCCATTTGACCCTGAAAGGGTTCAAAACTGTAAATCACACAAGAAGATGGACCCAGGGAGCAAGAGGAAGTTGGAACCATCTGTTGATGTGGAAGTACGGACAATCAAGTTGTATCGTACTCCTGTAATTGATACGGTGGGCAACAGAAGCTCAAATGAAAGAGAGAGTGGGAACCAAGTTGACCAGTCCAAGCATTTGAAACTTCATCAAGGCGAAGCAGAATATATATCGAACTTTTTTGGTCGGTTGCAGTTGACAAACCCCAATTTTTTCTATGTTATGGATCTAAATGATGAAGGGCATTTGAGGAATGTGCTTTGGATTGATTCCAGGTCCAGGGCTGCATATGGTTATTTTGGTGATGTGGTAGCAATCGACACAACTTGTTTGTCAAAAAGCTACAATATTCCTCTGTTGTTATTTGTTGGAGTAGATCACCATCTGCAGTCTATTTTGTTAGCTTGTGGCTTCCTTGTAGATGAAACCATGGAGACTTACATTTGGTTGCTGAGAGCATGGCTTTCATGTATGTCGGGACGTCCTCCACAAACAGTTTTAACAGACCGCTGCAAGGCCTTGCAAAGTGCAATCTCTGAGGTTTTTCCCAGGACTCACCATCATTTATATTTGCCCCTCGTCATGCAAAGCATTCTTGATAAATTAGAAGTGGGGGCATCGAAAGTCTTTCAAGATGTACTTAATAGAACAGTTTACAATTCACTGAAAGCTGATGAATTTGAAATGGCTTGGGAGGAAATGATCCAGCACTTTGGACTCAGAGATCATAAATGGCTTCAGACTTATTACGAAGAGCGAGAAAGATGGGCTCCAGTTTACTTGAAAGATACATTTTTTGCGGGACTAGTTACTTTTCCTCCAGGAGATTGCATGAGCCCTTTCTTCGATGGGTATGTAAATAGCCAGACAACCTTGAAAGAATTTTTTAATATCTATGAATTAGTTTTACAAAAGAAGCATCAGAAGGAAGCTCTTGATGACTTGGAATCAAGAAAGTATATACCCGTGTTAAGAACAAGGTGCAATTATGAGGTGCAGCTGTCTGAAGTGTACACAAAAGAAATATTTTTGAAGTTTCAAGTTGAGTTGGAACTGATGTCCAACTGTTTTAACGTGACACAAATTCATGCTAATGGCCCCATCATCACATACGTGATAAAAGAACGGGATGCTGAAGGAGACATgaataatgcaagaaattttGAAGTGATGTATGATAAAGTAGGATTAGAAGTTCGCTGTATTTGCAGCTGCTTCAATTTTAGAGGTTACCTGTGCAGACATGCTTTACAGATTCTTACCTATAACGGTATAGAGGATATCCCAAGTCAATATATCCTATCACGGTGGAGGAAGGATTTTAAGCGCTTGTATGCACCTGATATTGGCTCAAACGTGATTGATGTTAC